A single window of Streptomyces sudanensis DNA harbors:
- a CDS encoding phosphopantetheine-binding protein, with translation MPEPLTLDAFRTDLAELLHRRPDEVDLEEDPLHAGLDSLRIATLAERWRDTGVEVGFVELAERTSFAQWWRLLSERQAGATRDDT, from the coding sequence ATGCCCGAGCCCCTGACCCTGGACGCCTTCCGCACGGACCTGGCGGAGCTCCTGCACCGGCGGCCCGACGAGGTCGACCTGGAGGAGGACCCCCTGCACGCGGGCCTCGACTCGCTGCGCATCGCCACCCTCGCCGAACGCTGGCGGGACACCGGCGTGGAGGTGGGCTTCGTGGAACTCGCCGAACGCACCTCCTTCGCCCAGTGGTGGCGGCTGCTGTCCGAGCGCCAGGCGGGAGCGACCCGTGACGACACCTGA
- a CDS encoding long-chain-fatty-acid--CoA ligase produces the protein MAEPAEPPVPGTPGDGPHHPRPRTLVDTARLHAADRPQVTAVVCEDRGLSYARLHRESNRVAHAVRAAGAAPGARVAYLGKESEHYYEILFGCAKSETVLVPVNWRLTAPEVGHILQDSGSELLFLEEEFAPLLDRLPTAPPKTVVRLGAAGGFHAWKAEHPDTEPASSATPDTPVAQLYTSGTTGLPKGVVLAHRSFFAVRDALAAERLDWIDWRDGDVALVGIPGFHVGGLWWATQNFNAGTTVVVMRAFTPRGAIDLIREKGVTTACVVPAMLRMMLTEPGTGPDDFTTLRKIVYGGSPISEALLEESLAVFGSEFAQIYGLTETGNTAVCLPPADHVPGHPRMKAAGRPYPGFRCKAVDRDGGELPPGAVGEICLSTPARMVEYWGLPDRTAETLVDGWVHTGDAGYVDEDGYVFIRDRIKDAILVAGENVYPAEIENALERHPGVAEAVVVGTPDERWGERVHAFVVPVAGREPAPGDLHRFLADRLAAFKLPAAYEFIDRVPRNPSGKILRRELRDRFWSGTDRKVN, from the coding sequence ATGGCCGAACCGGCCGAACCGCCCGTACCCGGGACACCCGGCGACGGGCCGCACCACCCCCGGCCCAGAACGCTCGTCGACACCGCGCGCCTCCACGCCGCGGACCGCCCGCAGGTCACCGCCGTCGTCTGCGAGGACCGCGGCCTCAGCTACGCGCGACTGCACCGCGAGAGCAACCGCGTCGCCCACGCCGTCCGCGCCGCCGGGGCGGCCCCCGGCGCCCGGGTCGCCTACCTGGGCAAGGAATCCGAGCACTACTACGAGATCCTCTTCGGCTGCGCCAAGAGCGAGACCGTCCTGGTGCCCGTCAACTGGCGCCTGACCGCCCCGGAGGTCGGCCACATCCTCCAGGACTCCGGCAGCGAACTGCTCTTCCTGGAGGAGGAGTTCGCGCCGCTCCTCGACCGGCTGCCGACCGCGCCGCCGAAGACGGTGGTCCGGCTCGGGGCGGCCGGCGGCTTCCACGCCTGGAAGGCGGAGCACCCGGACACCGAACCCGCCTCCTCCGCCACCCCGGACACGCCCGTGGCGCAGCTCTACACCAGCGGCACGACCGGCCTGCCCAAGGGCGTCGTCCTGGCGCACCGCAGCTTCTTCGCCGTCCGTGACGCCCTGGCGGCCGAACGGCTCGACTGGATCGACTGGCGCGACGGCGACGTCGCCCTGGTCGGCATCCCCGGATTCCACGTCGGCGGCCTGTGGTGGGCCACCCAGAACTTCAACGCGGGCACGACCGTGGTCGTGATGCGCGCCTTCACCCCCCGGGGCGCGATCGACCTCATCCGGGAGAAGGGCGTCACCACCGCCTGCGTGGTCCCGGCCATGCTGCGCATGATGCTGACCGAACCCGGTACCGGACCGGACGACTTCACCACCCTCCGCAAGATCGTCTACGGCGGCTCGCCGATCTCCGAGGCCCTCCTAGAAGAGAGCCTGGCCGTGTTCGGCAGCGAGTTCGCCCAGATCTACGGCCTGACCGAGACCGGCAACACCGCCGTGTGCCTGCCGCCCGCCGACCACGTCCCCGGCCACCCCCGGATGAAGGCCGCGGGCCGCCCGTACCCGGGCTTCCGCTGCAAGGCCGTCGACCGCGACGGCGGGGAGCTGCCGCCCGGCGCCGTCGGCGAGATCTGCCTGTCCACCCCGGCCCGCATGGTCGAGTACTGGGGCCTGCCCGACAGGACCGCCGAGACCCTCGTCGACGGCTGGGTCCACACCGGGGACGCCGGGTACGTCGACGAGGACGGCTACGTCTTCATCCGCGACCGCATCAAGGACGCGATCCTCGTCGCCGGCGAGAACGTCTACCCCGCCGAGATCGAGAACGCCCTGGAACGCCACCCCGGCGTCGCCGAGGCGGTGGTCGTCGGCACCCCCGACGAACGGTGGGGCGAACGCGTCCACGCCTTCGTCGTCCCCGTCGCCGGCCGGGAACCCGCCCCGGGGGACCTGCACCGCTTCCTCGCCGACCGGCTGGCCGCCTTCAAACTGCCCGCGGCCTACGAGTTCATCGACCGCGTACCGCGCAACCCCAGCGGGAAGATCCTCCGCCGGGAACTGCGCGACCGCTTCTGGAGCGGCACCGACCGCAAGGTCAACTGA
- the scoD gene encoding (2E)-enoyl-ACP glycyltransferase yields MRTPERHGPTHDREYGGDPDPGGDHGHLGDGGGDHGYDREYGNDGDLLPRVLRPYKAHCRYLRSAAVGVRGGRVTARCELAVPESCYIDDTGHLNAVEVTIAYNQMMYYTVAKAVKEGLLEEFARWTLDDYWRHQLPDILIARFGGNFRRPIDARSFSGEIDFLSVERRSPGGRPLLTAETAYRYWDDSGGRCDGTVKLAFVNAP; encoded by the coding sequence ATGCGGACACCCGAACGGCACGGACCGACGCACGACCGCGAGTACGGCGGCGACCCCGACCCCGGCGGCGACCACGGGCACCTCGGCGACGGCGGTGGCGACCACGGGTACGACCGCGAGTACGGCAACGACGGCGACCTCCTGCCCCGCGTCCTGCGGCCGTACAAGGCGCACTGCAGGTACCTGAGGTCCGCGGCGGTGGGCGTCCGGGGCGGCCGGGTGACCGCGCGCTGCGAGCTGGCCGTCCCCGAGTCCTGCTACATCGACGACACCGGCCACCTCAACGCCGTCGAAGTCACCATCGCCTACAACCAGATGATGTACTACACCGTCGCCAAGGCGGTGAAGGAAGGGCTGCTGGAGGAGTTCGCCCGCTGGACGCTGGACGACTACTGGCGCCACCAGCTGCCCGACATCCTCATCGCCCGCTTCGGCGGGAACTTCCGGCGCCCCATCGACGCCCGCTCCTTCTCCGGCGAGATCGACTTCCTCTCCGTGGAGCGGCGCTCGCCGGGCGGAAGGCCGCTGCTCACCGCCGAGACCGCCTACCGGTACTGGGACGACTCCGGCGGGCGGTGCGACGGCACCGTGAAGCTCGCCTTCGTCAACGCCCCGTAG